The Rhododendron vialii isolate Sample 1 chromosome 8a, ASM3025357v1 genome has a window encoding:
- the LOC131335124 gene encoding cyclic nucleotide-gated ion channel 2-like isoform X1 → MPRWSRIFRRRSTQSENNNDDDPAECHACTRIGIPVFHSTSCDPSHQPEWEALAGSSLLPIKNRSSRKSQADRTAGDRQPAGPSDVVFDPRSEIVQKWNRAVLMARGVALAVDPVFFFSLAVSRGGRPAVYVDGGVAAVAAVVRTCVDAVHLCHLLVQFRLAYVSRESLAVGCGKLVWDPRAIASHYLRSSKAFWFDAFVIVPVPQVLYWLVAPKLIREERIEVVMTTLELIFLFQFIPKVYHSFFLMQRMRKVTGYVFGTIWWGFALNLIAYFLASHAAGGCWYILSIQRIASCLSQQNYISTGNYQTFEIQRNRNSSFPKMARKELCFDVNGAFPYGIYQFALPLISTNSTAIKILYSNLWGLMALSTMGNNLEPTSKCSEVLFCICVVLGGLMLFTLLIGNIQVFLHAVTARRRKMQVRYQDMQWWMRRRQLPVPLRKRVGHFERQRWATMGGVEDEMELIKDLPEGLRRDIKRHLCLDLIKKVPLFHCLDDLILDNICDRVTPLVFSKGEKIMREGDPVQKMIFIVHGRIKRSQTLSKGTLAATTLQPGTILGDELLSWCLRRPFIDRLPASNATFKCLQPAEAFILEFDDLRYITDHFRYRFANEKVKRTARYYSSNWRNWAAVNIQFAWRRYRTGIIRVPVSSETENGGGEIRLRRYAAVFMSLRPHDHLE, encoded by the exons ATGCCAag GTGGAGTCGAATTTTCCGGCGCCGTTCAACTCAATCAGAAAACAACAACGACGACGATCCAGCCGAATGCCACGCCTGTACCCGAATCGGCATTCCTGTTTTCCACTCCACGAGCTGTGACCCGTCCCACCAGCCCGAATGGGAGGCTCTGGCCGGTTCGTCTCTCCTCCCGATCAAAAACCGGTCCAGCCGCAAATCACAAGCGGACCGGACCGCCGGAGACCGGCAACCGGCGGGACCATCCGACGTCGTTTTCGACCCCCGCAGCGAAATCGTGCAGAAGTGGAACCGGGCTGTCCTGATGGCGCGCGGCGTCGCGCTGGCAGTCGATCCTGTGTTCTTTTTCTCGCTTGCCGTCAGTAGGGGTGGACGGCCTGCGGTTTACGTAGACGGTGGGGTCGCGGCGGTCGCGGCAGTTGTTCGCACGTGCGTGGACGCAGTGCATTTGTGCCACCTGTTGGTTCAGTTTCGGTTGGCGTACGTGTCGAGGGAGTCGTTGGCGGTTGGGTGCGGGAAGCTCGTGTGGGACCCACGTGCGATCGCTTCTCACTATCTCCGGTCTTCCAAGGCCTTCTGGTTCGACGCCTTCGTAATTGTTCCCGTCCCTCAG gTTTTATATTGGCTTGTAGCACCGAAATTAATAAGAGAAGAAAGAATAGAGGTGGTAATGACGACACTTGAACTGATTTTCTTGTTCCAGTTCATTCCCAAGGTTTACCACAGCTTTTTCTTGATGCAAAGAATGAGAAAGGTCACAGGCTACGTATTCGGCACCATCTGGTGGGGCTTCGCCCTTAATCTCATTGCCTACTTCCTCGCCTCTCAT GCTGCTGGAGGATGCTGGTATATTCTCTCAATTCAAAGAATAGCATCATGCCTCTCACAGCAGAATTACATAAGTACTGGAAATTACCAGACATTTGAGATTCAACGCAATCGTAACTCCTCATTTCCAAAGATGGCCAGAAAGGAATTGTGCTTCGATGTGAATGGAGCGTTCCCATATGGAATCTATCAGTTTGCTCTTCCTCTCATTTCAACAAATTCAACCGCTATTAAAATCCTCTATTCCAATCTTTGGGGTCTAATGGCTCTTAG CACCATGGGCAATAATCTGGAGCCGACAAGCAAGTGCTCAGAAGTGTTGTTCTGCATTTGTGTGGTGCTTGGCGGCCTAATGCTCTTCACATTACTGATTGGTAATATTCAG GTATTTTTGCACGCGGTCACAGCAAGGAGGAGGAAGATGCAGGTGCGATATCAGGACATGCAGTGGTGGATGAGAAGGAGACAGTTGCCAGTTCCGCTGAGAAAAAGAGTCGGTCATTTTGAAAGACAGAGGTGGGCGACCATGGGAGGTGTTGAGGATGAGATGGAATTGATCAAAGATTTACCTGAAGGCCTACGACGAGACATCAAGCGTCATCTTTGCTTGGACTTGATCAAGAAG GTACCTCTGTTCCACTGCTTGGACGATCTCATCCTCGATAACATCTGCGACCGCGTTACACCTCTGGTCTTCTCCAAAGGTGAAAAG ATTATGAGAGAAGGAGACCCAGTACAGAAGATGATATTCATAGTTCATGGGCGGATAAAGAGAAGCCAAACCCTCAGCAAAGGCACCCTGGCCGCCACCACACTACAACCCGGAACCATTTTGGGCGACGAGCTCCTCTCGTGGTGCCTCCGTCGCCCATTCATAGACCGCCTTCCGGCCTCAAACGCGACCTTCAAATGTCTCCAACCAGCGGAAGCATTCATTCTAGAATTCGACGATCTTCGGTACATAACCGATCATTTCCGCTACCGATTTGCCAACGAGAAGGTAAAGCGAACGGCGAGATACTACTCGTCTAACTGGAGGAACTGGGCTGCTGTGAACATACAGTTTGCTTGGCGGCGGTACAGGACGGGAATCATTAGGGTTCCAGTCAGTAGTGAGACGGAAAATGGAGGTGGGGAGATCCGGCTCCGGCGGTATGCCGCGGTTTTCATGTCATTAAGGCCACATGATCACCTTGAGTGA
- the LOC131335124 gene encoding cyclic nucleotide-gated ion channel 2-like isoform X2, whose translation MPRWSRIFRRRSTQSENNNDDDPAECHACTRIGIPVFHSTSCDPSHQPEWEALAGSSLLPIKNRSSRKSQADRTAGDRQPAGPSDVVFDPRSEIVQKWNRAVLMARGVALAVDPVFFFSLAVSRGGRPAVYVDGGVAAVAAVVRTCVDAVHLCHLLVQFRLAYVSRESLAVGCGKLVWDPRAIASHYLRSSKAFWFDAFVIVPVPQVLYWLVAPKLIREERIEVVMTTLELIFLFQFIPKVYHSFFLMQRMRKVTGYVFGTIWWGFALNLIAYFLASHAAGGCWYILSIQRIASCLSQQNYISTGNYQTFEIQRNRNSSFPKMARKELCFDVNGAFPYGIYQFALPLISTNSTAIKILYSNLWGLMALSTMGNNLEPTSKCSEVLFCICVVLGGLMLFTLLIGNIQVFLHAVTARRRKMQVRYQDMQWWMRRRQLPVPLRKRVGHFERQRWATMGGVEDEMELIKDLPEGLRRDIKRHLCLDLIKKIMREGDPVQKMIFIVHGRIKRSQTLSKGTLAATTLQPGTILGDELLSWCLRRPFIDRLPASNATFKCLQPAEAFILEFDDLRYITDHFRYRFANEKVKRTARYYSSNWRNWAAVNIQFAWRRYRTGIIRVPVSSETENGGGEIRLRRYAAVFMSLRPHDHLE comes from the exons ATGCCAag GTGGAGTCGAATTTTCCGGCGCCGTTCAACTCAATCAGAAAACAACAACGACGACGATCCAGCCGAATGCCACGCCTGTACCCGAATCGGCATTCCTGTTTTCCACTCCACGAGCTGTGACCCGTCCCACCAGCCCGAATGGGAGGCTCTGGCCGGTTCGTCTCTCCTCCCGATCAAAAACCGGTCCAGCCGCAAATCACAAGCGGACCGGACCGCCGGAGACCGGCAACCGGCGGGACCATCCGACGTCGTTTTCGACCCCCGCAGCGAAATCGTGCAGAAGTGGAACCGGGCTGTCCTGATGGCGCGCGGCGTCGCGCTGGCAGTCGATCCTGTGTTCTTTTTCTCGCTTGCCGTCAGTAGGGGTGGACGGCCTGCGGTTTACGTAGACGGTGGGGTCGCGGCGGTCGCGGCAGTTGTTCGCACGTGCGTGGACGCAGTGCATTTGTGCCACCTGTTGGTTCAGTTTCGGTTGGCGTACGTGTCGAGGGAGTCGTTGGCGGTTGGGTGCGGGAAGCTCGTGTGGGACCCACGTGCGATCGCTTCTCACTATCTCCGGTCTTCCAAGGCCTTCTGGTTCGACGCCTTCGTAATTGTTCCCGTCCCTCAG gTTTTATATTGGCTTGTAGCACCGAAATTAATAAGAGAAGAAAGAATAGAGGTGGTAATGACGACACTTGAACTGATTTTCTTGTTCCAGTTCATTCCCAAGGTTTACCACAGCTTTTTCTTGATGCAAAGAATGAGAAAGGTCACAGGCTACGTATTCGGCACCATCTGGTGGGGCTTCGCCCTTAATCTCATTGCCTACTTCCTCGCCTCTCAT GCTGCTGGAGGATGCTGGTATATTCTCTCAATTCAAAGAATAGCATCATGCCTCTCACAGCAGAATTACATAAGTACTGGAAATTACCAGACATTTGAGATTCAACGCAATCGTAACTCCTCATTTCCAAAGATGGCCAGAAAGGAATTGTGCTTCGATGTGAATGGAGCGTTCCCATATGGAATCTATCAGTTTGCTCTTCCTCTCATTTCAACAAATTCAACCGCTATTAAAATCCTCTATTCCAATCTTTGGGGTCTAATGGCTCTTAG CACCATGGGCAATAATCTGGAGCCGACAAGCAAGTGCTCAGAAGTGTTGTTCTGCATTTGTGTGGTGCTTGGCGGCCTAATGCTCTTCACATTACTGATTGGTAATATTCAG GTATTTTTGCACGCGGTCACAGCAAGGAGGAGGAAGATGCAGGTGCGATATCAGGACATGCAGTGGTGGATGAGAAGGAGACAGTTGCCAGTTCCGCTGAGAAAAAGAGTCGGTCATTTTGAAAGACAGAGGTGGGCGACCATGGGAGGTGTTGAGGATGAGATGGAATTGATCAAAGATTTACCTGAAGGCCTACGACGAGACATCAAGCGTCATCTTTGCTTGGACTTGATCAAGAAG ATTATGAGAGAAGGAGACCCAGTACAGAAGATGATATTCATAGTTCATGGGCGGATAAAGAGAAGCCAAACCCTCAGCAAAGGCACCCTGGCCGCCACCACACTACAACCCGGAACCATTTTGGGCGACGAGCTCCTCTCGTGGTGCCTCCGTCGCCCATTCATAGACCGCCTTCCGGCCTCAAACGCGACCTTCAAATGTCTCCAACCAGCGGAAGCATTCATTCTAGAATTCGACGATCTTCGGTACATAACCGATCATTTCCGCTACCGATTTGCCAACGAGAAGGTAAAGCGAACGGCGAGATACTACTCGTCTAACTGGAGGAACTGGGCTGCTGTGAACATACAGTTTGCTTGGCGGCGGTACAGGACGGGAATCATTAGGGTTCCAGTCAGTAGTGAGACGGAAAATGGAGGTGGGGAGATCCGGCTCCGGCGGTATGCCGCGGTTTTCATGTCATTAAGGCCACATGATCACCTTGAGTGA
- the LOC131335126 gene encoding phosphatidylinositol 3,4,5-trisphosphate 3-phosphatase and protein-tyrosine-phosphatase PTEN1 isoform X2, which yields MFSSIATLFNLMGFKFSKLGPGKAENLTLLHVQHQFFSYLSRSFFRNLVSKQRRRMLVGGYDLDMSYITDRLLAMSFPAERMRAVYRNPLWQVYNLCIEEAYDPSHFHGRVERFPMDDNHVPPLEMIKNFCESVYSWLSSDPKNIAVVHCMAGKGRTGMMVCAYLVYSGMSVKEALQVYAQKRTTNNEGVSIPSQCRYVGYWENLLCFPKGVGPPDVNLPQPCRRELLRIRLYDTVNIGSVFFVVSELQEVPGERYYPPVEVFKGCCRQVKKGYPRTNSQRYYLSYIDRDGCENQSATVEPHLVAQMDTESPVLYQKTCLDYNFEKPVKVTGDVRVILYEKMIGGRLFYACFNTAFIKNSLLQFSVGDLDKVGKKGKSICGPAFCLELLFGPANSDCLFSASCDDGYSSDD from the exons ATGTTCAGCTCAATTG CCACTTTATTCAACCTAATGggcttcaaattttcaaaactggGGCCAGGGAAGGCTGAAAACCTGACTTTACTCCATGTCCAACATCAGTTTTTTAGTTATCTCTCCAGAAGTTTCTTTCGGAACTTGGTATCGAAGCAAAGGAGGCGAATGCTCGTTGGTGGTTATGATCTTGACATGTCATATATAACAGATCGTTTATTGGCTATGTCATTTCCTGCGGAGCGTATGCGGGCAGTGTATCGTAATCCACTCTGGCAG GTGTACAACTTGTGCATAGAAGAAGCTTATGATCCATCACATTTTCATGGACGTGTGGAGAGGTTTCCAATGGATGACAACCATGTCCCACCTCTCGAAATGATCAAGAACTTTTGTGAAAGTGTGTATTCGTGGCTTTCGAGCGATCCAAAAAACATTGCAGTTGTGCACTGCATG GCAGGAAAAGGTCGGACGGGCATGATGGTGTGTGCTTACCTTGTTTATAGTGGTATGTCAGTAAAGGAGGCTCTTCAAGTGTATGCGCAGAAACGGACCACCAATAATGAGGGA GTCTCAATCCCAAGCCAATGTCGCTACGTTGGGTACTGGGAGAATTTACTTTGTTTTCCTAAGGGAGTTGGCCCTCCAGATGTGAACTTGCCTCAACCATGTAGGAGAGAATTGCTTCGAATTCGACTTTATGACACGGTTAACATTGGTTCTGTTTTCTTTGTGGTCTCAGAGTTGCAAGAG GTTCCTGGTGAGCGATATTATCCACCTGTGGAAGTGTTCAAAGGCTGTTGCAGACAAGTTAAAAAAGGTTATCCTAGAACAAATAGTCAACGGTATTATCTCTCATATATCGATCGAGATGGTTGTGAGAATCAATCGGCAACAGTAGAACCTCATCTGGTAGCCCAAATGGACACAGAGAGTCCTGTACTCTACCAGAAAACCTGCCTTGactataattttgaaaaaccaGTAAAA GTTACTGGAGATGTGCGTGTCATATTGTATGAAAAGATGATTGGAGGGCGTCTCTTCTATGCTTGCTTCAATACGGCTTTCATTAAAAACAGCTTATTACAG TTTTCTGTTGGAGACTTGGATAAAGttgggaagaagggaaagtcAATATGCGGCCCTGCATTTTGCTTGGAGTTGCTTTTTGGTCCTGCGAATTCAGACTGTTTGTTCTCTGCTTCTTGCGATGATGGTTATTCTAGCGATGATTAA
- the LOC131335126 gene encoding phosphatidylinositol 3,4,5-trisphosphate 3-phosphatase and protein-tyrosine-phosphatase PTEN1 isoform X1 → MFSSIATLFNLMGFKFSKLGPGKAENLTLLHVQHQFFSYLSRSFFRNLVSKQRRRMLVGGYDLDMSYITDRLLAMSFPAERMRAVYRNPLWQVKSVLDMRHQGHYKVYNLCIEEAYDPSHFHGRVERFPMDDNHVPPLEMIKNFCESVYSWLSSDPKNIAVVHCMAGKGRTGMMVCAYLVYSGMSVKEALQVYAQKRTTNNEGVSIPSQCRYVGYWENLLCFPKGVGPPDVNLPQPCRRELLRIRLYDTVNIGSVFFVVSELQEVPGERYYPPVEVFKGCCRQVKKGYPRTNSQRYYLSYIDRDGCENQSATVEPHLVAQMDTESPVLYQKTCLDYNFEKPVKVTGDVRVILYEKMIGGRLFYACFNTAFIKNSLLQFSVGDLDKVGKKGKSICGPAFCLELLFGPANSDCLFSASCDDGYSSDD, encoded by the exons ATGTTCAGCTCAATTG CCACTTTATTCAACCTAATGggcttcaaattttcaaaactggGGCCAGGGAAGGCTGAAAACCTGACTTTACTCCATGTCCAACATCAGTTTTTTAGTTATCTCTCCAGAAGTTTCTTTCGGAACTTGGTATCGAAGCAAAGGAGGCGAATGCTCGTTGGTGGTTATGATCTTGACATGTCATATATAACAGATCGTTTATTGGCTATGTCATTTCCTGCGGAGCGTATGCGGGCAGTGTATCGTAATCCACTCTGGCAGGTGAAATCTGTACTTGATATGAGACATCAGGGTCACTATAag GTGTACAACTTGTGCATAGAAGAAGCTTATGATCCATCACATTTTCATGGACGTGTGGAGAGGTTTCCAATGGATGACAACCATGTCCCACCTCTCGAAATGATCAAGAACTTTTGTGAAAGTGTGTATTCGTGGCTTTCGAGCGATCCAAAAAACATTGCAGTTGTGCACTGCATG GCAGGAAAAGGTCGGACGGGCATGATGGTGTGTGCTTACCTTGTTTATAGTGGTATGTCAGTAAAGGAGGCTCTTCAAGTGTATGCGCAGAAACGGACCACCAATAATGAGGGA GTCTCAATCCCAAGCCAATGTCGCTACGTTGGGTACTGGGAGAATTTACTTTGTTTTCCTAAGGGAGTTGGCCCTCCAGATGTGAACTTGCCTCAACCATGTAGGAGAGAATTGCTTCGAATTCGACTTTATGACACGGTTAACATTGGTTCTGTTTTCTTTGTGGTCTCAGAGTTGCAAGAG GTTCCTGGTGAGCGATATTATCCACCTGTGGAAGTGTTCAAAGGCTGTTGCAGACAAGTTAAAAAAGGTTATCCTAGAACAAATAGTCAACGGTATTATCTCTCATATATCGATCGAGATGGTTGTGAGAATCAATCGGCAACAGTAGAACCTCATCTGGTAGCCCAAATGGACACAGAGAGTCCTGTACTCTACCAGAAAACCTGCCTTGactataattttgaaaaaccaGTAAAA GTTACTGGAGATGTGCGTGTCATATTGTATGAAAAGATGATTGGAGGGCGTCTCTTCTATGCTTGCTTCAATACGGCTTTCATTAAAAACAGCTTATTACAG TTTTCTGTTGGAGACTTGGATAAAGttgggaagaagggaaagtcAATATGCGGCCCTGCATTTTGCTTGGAGTTGCTTTTTGGTCCTGCGAATTCAGACTGTTTGTTCTCTGCTTCTTGCGATGATGGTTATTCTAGCGATGATTAA